A window of Cygnus atratus isolate AKBS03 ecotype Queensland, Australia chromosome 24, CAtr_DNAZoo_HiC_assembly, whole genome shotgun sequence contains these coding sequences:
- the KLHDC8A gene encoding kelch domain-containing protein 8A, which yields MEVANSRDFQWKTLAPLPSRRVYSTLVEAGGQVFAIGGCDDNGVPMDCFEVYSPEADQWTALPPMPTARAGVAVANLGKRIMVIGGVGVNQTPLKIVEMYNVDEGKWKKRNSLREAAMGISVTAKDYRVYAAGGMGCDLRPHNYLQHYDMLKDIWVSLAAMPTPRYAATSFLRGTKIYVLGGRQSKYAINAFEVFDTETRSWTKFPNIPNKRAFSSFVPTEDKLFSLGGLRQGRLYRQPKFMRTVDVFDIEQGGWMKMERSFYLKKRRADFVAGYLKGRVVVAGGLGNQPTVLESAEAFHPEKNKWESLPPMPTPRCACSSIVVRNCLLAVGGVSQGLSSAVEALCVSDS from the exons ATGGAGGTCGCCAACAGCAGAGATTTCCAGTGGAAAACCCTCGCCCCGCTGCCCAGCCGCAGGGTCTACTCCACCCTGGTGGAGGCTGGCGGGCAGGTGTTTGCCATTGGGGGCTGCGATGACAACGGCGTCCCCATGGACTGCTTCGAGGTCTATTCCCCCGAGGCCGACCAGTGGACGGCGCTGCCCCCCATGCCCACGGCCAGGGCCGGGGTGGCGGTGGCCAACTTGGGCAAGCGGATCATGGTGATAGGGGGGGTCGGCGTGAACCAGACACCACTGAAGATAGTGGAGATGTACAATGTGGATGAGGGCAAGTGGAAGAAGAGGAACTCACTGAGGGAAGCGGCCATGGGCATCTCGGTGACAGCAAAAG ACTACAGAGTCTATGCGGCCGGAGGGATGGGGTGTGACCTGCGGCCGCACAACTACCTGCAGCACTACGACATGCTCAAGGACATCTGGGTGTCGCTGGCGGCCATGCCCACACCCAGGTACGCGGCCACCTCCTTCCTGCGAGGCACCAAGATCTACGTGCTGG GCGGGAGGCAGTCCAAGTACGCCATCAACGCCTTCGAGGTGTTCGACACCGAGACCCGATCGTGGACCAAGTTTCCCAACATCCCCAACAAAAGGGCCTTCTCCAGCTTCGTGCCCACGGAGGACAAACTCTTCAGCCTCGGGGGCCTGCGGCAGGGCCGGCTCTACCGGCAGCCCAAGTTCATGAGGACCGTGGACGTGTTTGACATCGAGCAAG GCGGCTGGATGAAGATGGAGCGCTCCTTCTACCTGAAGAAAAGGCGAGCAGACTTCGTGGCTGGCTACCTGAAAGGCAGAGTCGTCGTGGCTGGGGGGCTAG GGAACCAGCCGACCGTCCTGGAGTCGGCGGAGGCCTTCCACCCCGAGAAGAACAAGTGGGAGAGCCTGCCCCCGATGCCCACCCCGCGCTGCGCCTGCTCCAGCATCGTGGTCAGGAACTGCCTGCTGGCGGTCGGCGGGGTGAGCCAGGGGCTGAGCAGCGCGGTGGAAGCCCTCTGCGTCTCCGATTCCTAA